In the genome of Flavobacteriaceae bacterium YJPT1-3, the window TTCCTGAAGATCGGAAACCCCATCAGGATGAGCAGGATTTCCTTGCTGCATTCCGGTAGCCGAAAGATGAATACTGGAAAAGCCTGCCGACTTGAACAACTCGACCTGGCCGGAATCTATGCCTTTGCCAGGCATGATCTCGATCTGATTGCCCATCTTCGCCTTCAACTGATTGAGCAGCACCAATCCATCGGCAGCGGTAGCGGCTTGCCCGGAAGTGAGTATTCGGGTAACCCCAAGTTCGATCAAAGCTTGTAGATGTTCATCCGGATAAGGCACCTCATCAAAGGCGCGATGAAAAGTAAAGGGTAATGGATACGCCGCCTCGATCAGAAGTTTGGTCGCCTTGAGATCGATCTTGCTATCCGCTTGTATGGCGCCACTTACGATACCGGCAGAGCCTTGTTTTTTAGCATATTGAATGTCAGCAATCATGATTTTAAGCTCTTTGAAATCATAGACAAAGGAACCGGCACGGGGCCGGATCAATACGTGAACTGGTAAACGCAATTGGTTAAGACATTCAGAAATCAGGCCTGCAGAGGGGGTGACTCCTCCCAGGTTCAGCTGGGAGCACAATTCGATGCGATCTGCTCCCGCCTCTTGTGCAACGAGCGCAGAGGGTAGGCTGTTGGCACATACCTCTACCTGCATAGGCTATTCTTTTTCGTAAATCCCAATGGTAAGATTGCCTTCTTTGTCCATATGTGCCCGATACATGCCGGCGGTGTTGAATTCCATGGCCACGTTACCCTGGTGATCAATAGCGACGATGCCTCCATCACCTCCCAGATCGGGTACTTTCTTCTGGATGACCAATTGGGCTGCTTCTTGAAGGCTCATCCCCTTATACTCCATCAAGGCAGAAATATCATGAGCGACCATGGCCCGGATAAAGTATTCCCCCCATCCAGTGCTGGAGACCGCACAAGTAGCATTATTAGCGTAGGTTCCCGCGCCAATGATGGGAGCGTCACCAATGCGATTCCAACGCTTATTAGTCATACCGCCGGTGGAGGTTCCGGCAGCCAGATTTCCATTTTTATCGAGAGCAGCACAGCCCACGGTTCCAAATTTAGCATCCTTAATGAAAGGATCAGTAAAAGCCGTTTTAGAGTCTCCGTCATGGTCCAGTTCTGTTTGTTCCCGCTCTTTGATGCGCTGCAAGGCGTCAAAGCGTTTTTGGGTAAAGAAATAGGCGGGATCTACCAGGGTCATGCCCTGTTCCTGGGCGAATGTTTCTGCTCCCTGACCGGCCAGCATCACATGCGGAGAATCATCCATCACTTTAACCGCCAGGTCAATGGGGTTTTTAATGCGGGTCACGCCCGATACCGCCCCGGCATTTAAGGTGGCTCCATCCATGACTGAGGCATCCAGCTCGTTGGTTTCTTCATGGGTAAATACAGCACCCTTTCCGGCATTGAACAAAGGGGAGTCTTCCATGATGTTAATGGCCGCAGTCACCGCTTCCATGGCCTCTCCACCAGCTTCTAAGATTTGATGACCGGCGCGAATGGCTTCCTCTAATTTCGCCTTGTAGGCCATTTCTAGCGAATCAGTCATGTTCTTTTTTAAGATGGTACCGGCCCCACCGTGAATCACCAAACCAAAATTTGGGGTGTCTGATGAAGGGGTGGTCTCGGCGGTATTCTCCGCGGGCGTTGTTTCTTGATTAGTACAACTAAGCAGGGATAAACAGGTACATAAAAGAAGTAAGATGTTGCGCATGAGTGTTGTGAATTAAGTTCGTTTTTAAAGATATTACTTAATTGTTGGGGGTTAAAATTGCTTTCGCGAAAGCGCAATAAACCAGCTGGATTTTAACACAGACGCTTGTTAAAATCGATGAAATACACAAATTAGACGATAAAATGTTTGTTTTGATGGTCTTTTTTGCTATGTTTGTTACCTATAACTCATAACCCCAAATTATGAATCTTATTACTCGAAGTCTATTCGCACTTGCTTTTTTGTGCTTTGCGGTGTCCTGTAGCCAAGACAAAGATACCGTTCAGGATAGCGTAGATCTTTCTACC includes:
- a CDS encoding copper homeostasis protein CutC, translated to MQVEVCANSLPSALVAQEAGADRIELCSQLNLGGVTPSAGLISECLNQLRLPVHVLIRPRAGSFVYDFKELKIMIADIQYAKKQGSAGIVSGAIQADSKIDLKATKLLIEAAYPLPFTFHRAFDEVPYPDEHLQALIELGVTRILTSGQAATAADGLVLLNQLKAKMGNQIEIMPGKGIDSGQVELFKSAGFSSIHLSATGMQQGNPAHPDGVSDLQELKKVVHLAHQPA
- a CDS encoding isoaspartyl peptidase/L-asparaginase translates to MRNILLLLCTCLSLLSCTNQETTPAENTAETTPSSDTPNFGLVIHGGAGTILKKNMTDSLEMAYKAKLEEAIRAGHQILEAGGEAMEAVTAAINIMEDSPLFNAGKGAVFTHEETNELDASVMDGATLNAGAVSGVTRIKNPIDLAVKVMDDSPHVMLAGQGAETFAQEQGMTLVDPAYFFTQKRFDALQRIKEREQTELDHDGDSKTAFTDPFIKDAKFGTVGCAALDKNGNLAAGTSTGGMTNKRWNRIGDAPIIGAGTYANNATCAVSSTGWGEYFIRAMVAHDISALMEYKGMSLQEAAQLVIQKKVPDLGGDGGIVAIDHQGNVAMEFNTAGMYRAHMDKEGNLTIGIYEKE